The following proteins are encoded in a genomic region of Dioscorea cayenensis subsp. rotundata cultivar TDr96_F1 chromosome 8, TDr96_F1_v2_PseudoChromosome.rev07_lg8_w22 25.fasta, whole genome shotgun sequence:
- the LOC120267576 gene encoding phytohormone-binding protein CSBP-like codes for MAQRIEAQIQVEVGVDVLWRTFAEEFRVTWPKVVPDIVVNVEVVEGDGGLGSLLFLQFKPGGPTVPYQKTKIVELDSTKHKLGLEVVEGGHLSNGFSKYVTFFKLTSNGERETQVDVAVECEPVAEEADLQGKTTKFPLLFFRCLENYLQITTDA; via the exons ATGGCTCAAAGAATAGAAGCCCAAATCCAAGTCGAGGTTGGGGTAGACGTTCTATGGAGAACATTTGCAGAGGAATTTAGAGTGACTTGGCCAAAAGTAGTTCCAGATATTGTGGTAAATGTTGAGGTAGTTGAGGGAGACGGTGGTCTTGGCTCTTTGCTCTTCCTTCAGTTTAAGCCTG GTGGACCTACTGTACCATATCAAAAGACCAAAATTGTGGAGTTGGACAGCACGAAGCACAAACTTGGGCTGGAAGTGGTTGAAGGAGGTCATCTGAGCAATGGCTTCAGCAAGTATGTGACATTCTTCAAGCTCACCAGCAATGGTGAGCGTGAGACTCAGGTTGACGTTGCAGTGGAGTGTGAGCCAGTGGCAGAAGAAGCAGACTTGCaaggaaaaacaacaaaatttcctCTGCTCTTCTTCAGGTGTTTGGAAAATTATCTGC